The following proteins come from a genomic window of Triticum aestivum cultivar Chinese Spring chromosome 6A, IWGSC CS RefSeq v2.1, whole genome shotgun sequence:
- the LOC123129005 gene encoding uncharacterized protein — protein MIMAKEQYENNMSKTYVLKVSMHCQCNGCIKKINDGVKEIALSEGVERADLVAETAEVIVVGRMDPEKLCCLLHELTQKHVKIETKRAVSEGETAASRETKNRFGQVTSGLFDSDLPEESPVTPVMPSAPPIPEAWRSQTVPSQRCAYRWSLPLPGALGVWAASDIEGTMAVYEL, from the exons ATGATCATGGCAAAG GAACAATACGAGAACAACATGTCAAAGACTTATGTTCTGAAGGTCAGCATGCACTGCCAGTGCAATGGTTGCATCAAGAAGATCAACGACGGGGTGAAAGAGATCGCCCTTTCAGAAG GGGTGGAGAGGGCTGACCTGGTGGCGGAGACGGCAGAGGTGATAGTGGTCGGGAGAATGGACCCAGAGAAGCTCTGCTGCTTGCTGCATGAACTAACGCAGAAGCATGTGAAGATAGAAACCAAAAGAGCCGTATCTGAAGGAGAAACTGCAGCTTCTCGGGAAACCAAGAACCGCTTTGGCCAG GTTACTTCCGGCTTGTTCGATTCGGACTTACCAGAGGAAAGCCCAGTAACACCTGTTATGCCGAGTGCACCGCCGATTCCCGAGGCATGGAGGAGCCAAACCGTGCCTTCCCAGAGATGCGCTTACCGTTGGTCGCTACCTTTGCCCGGCGCACTCGGCGTGTGGGCAGCGTCTGACATCGAGGGGACAATGGCGGTGTACGAGCTCTGA
- the LOC123129004 gene encoding protein N-lysine methyltransferase METTL21A, whose amino-acid sequence MDYDRLNSPSTSAITLELMGHRLHISQDPNSKHLGTTVWDASMVFAKFLEKNSRKGRFCPSKLKGKRAIELGAGCGLAGLGMALLGCDVVTTDQVEVLPLLMRNVERNKSWIAQSNPDSGSFGSVTVAELDWGNKEHIRAVEPPFDYIIGTDVVYSEHLLQPLLETIIALSGPKTKVLLGYEIRSTTVHEQMMEMWKINFNVKTVSKSKMDAKYQHPSINLYMMDLKASSVPEAGPNGNGNTEEEDDDASNPGEDEDPGVKTEPCTASKEDMDDWEIRRSGAMAARLLKDVRLT is encoded by the exons ATGGACTACGACAG GCTGAACTCCCCGAGCACGTCGGCGATCACGCTGGAACTGATGGGCCACCGCCTGCATATTTCTCAG GACCCCAATTCGAAGCACCTCGGCACGACGGTATGGGACGCGTCGATGGTGTTCGCAAAATTCCTG GAAAAGAATAGCAGGAAAGGTAGGTTTTGTCCATCCAAGCTGAAAGGGAAAAGGGCGATCGAGTTAGGAGCTGGTTGTGGTCTAGCCGGGCTTG GTATGGCATTGCTTGGTTGTGACGTTGTTACAACTGACCAGGTTGAGGTGCTCCCGCTGCTCATGAGGAATGTTGAACGCAATAAATCGTGGATTGCGCAGTCTAATCCCGACTCAG GTTCCTTTGGCTCAGTTACGGTTGCAGAATTGGATTGGGGGAATAAAGAACATATCAGAGCCGTTGAGCCTCCATTCGATTACATCATTGGGACTGATGTT GTTTATTCAGAACATCTATTGcaacctctactggagacaattaTTGCACTATCTGGTCCTAAGACGAAAGTACTG CTAGGATACGAGATCCGTTCCACCACTGTCCATGAGCAGATGATGGAGATGTGGAAAATCAACTTTAATGTGAAAACTGTATCCAAGTCAAAG ATGGATGCTAAATATCAACATCCTAGCATAAATCTTTACATGATGGACCTAAAGGCTTCATCAGTCCCTGAGGCCGGACCCAACGGCAATGGGAACaccgaggaggaggatgacgatGCCTCCAACCCAGGAGAAGACGAAGATCCAGGAGTGAAGACTGAACCTTGTACGGCTTCAAAAGAAGACATGGACGACTGGGAAATCAGAAGGTCCGGGGCCATGGCTGCAAGACTTCTCAAGGATGTCAGGTTAACATGA